Part of the Scrofimicrobium sp. R131 genome is shown below.
CCAACAGGCCGAAGAAACCGTCGGGGCCGGCACCCGCAGCCGGGAACTGAAACTGTCTGCCGGGGGGCTGCGCGACATTGAGTTCACGGTGCAGTTGCTCCAGCTCACCCACGGGCAGGCCGACCCCCTGATCCGCTCCGCCAACACGGTGGAGGCCATCGACCAACTGGGCAAAGGGGGCTATCTATCCCGGGCCCAGGTTGGCCCCCTCACCGACTCGTATCGGTTCCTCCGCCTGCTCGAACACCGGGTCCAACTGCAGCAGCTGCGCCGCACCCACACGTTGCCGACCGCGGAGTCGGCTCAGCGGGCGCTCGGCCGGACCATCGACCCGGAGCGGTTCCGTTCACCCGCCCAGTTGGAACGAGAACTGGCGGCCCTGCGTCACCGGGTGCGCGGCTTCCAGCAGGACGTCTACTACCGCCCCATTGTCGAGGCCACCGCTCAGCTGGGGGCCGGCCGCGCGCTCCTGGTGCCCGGCCAGGCGGCCGACCGGCTCCGGGCGATTGGCTACCGGGATCCGCAAGGGGCGCTGGCAGCCTTGCAGGCGCTCACCACCGGACTGTCTCGGCGGGCCCGGATCCAGCAAAACCTGTCCCCGGTCATCGTCGAATGGCTGTCGCAGGGGGCCGATCCCGACATGGGTTTGCTCAGCTTCCGAACGCTGTCGGAGCAGATCGGCTCCTCCCACTGGTATCTGTCGCTGCTGCGCGACTCGCGCCATGCCAGCCACCGGCTCTGTCGGGTGCTCTCGACTTCCCGGTGGGCGGAGGGGGCGCTGGCGGCGCACCCGCTGGCGATCAGCTGGCTGGATTCGAGCCGGGAACTTCAACCCAGTCCGCCTGACCAGTTGCGAGAGCAGGCGCAGGCAATTTTGTCCCGGCATGACGATTCGGAGCGGGCCCTGGGCCGGGTGGCCTCCTACCTGTCCGAAGAGGTGACCCGGGCCGGGTTGGCCGATCTGACCGGCGGATTTGCCCCCGTTCGTCCGGCCTTGACCTCCGTCGGGGAGATCGGGGTGGAGTGCGCATTGACCCTAGCCCTGCGCGAACGGGTGGCGCAGCAGGGCCGGGTGGAAGTCAACCTGGTGGCAATCGCCATGGGTCACCTCGGTGGGGGTGAGAACTCCTATGCCTCCGACCTGGACCTGGTGGTGGTGCACGAGCCGGTGGAGGCCAGCCCAGCCGAGGCCGCCCAGGCCGCCGGCGCCATCGTCGCCAGGATGCGCGAGCTGTTGGCCGGGGTCCGTCAGGAAGCACTGATGGGAACCGACTTTGACCTGCGCCCGGAAGGAAAAAACGGAGCCCTCAGTCCCTCCCTGGCCTACCTGACCGAGTATTACGACCGGTGGGCGTCGGCCTGGGAGCGTCAGGCGCTGCTGCGAGCCCGCCCGATTGGCCCCGAAACTGAGTTGAGCCGGGCCTACCTGGCGGTGGTGGATCGCCACCGGTGGGATCTGCCCCTCGACCCGGGGGAGGCCAAAGAGATTCGCCTGCTCAAAGCCCGGATGGAGAAGGAGCGGCTGCCGCGCGCGGTGGCCCCCGCGGAGCACGTGAAGCTCGGGCCCGGGGGGATGGCCGATGTGGAGTGGACCGTGCAACTCCTGCAGCTGCGCTCGGTGGCCAAACACCCGGAGCTGCGCGTCCAATCGACGGAGGCGGCCCTGAGTGCGCTCACCGAACTGGGTGTTTTGCCGGAGCCCGATGCGGCTCAGCTGCGGGCCTCCTGGGAGTTGGCCGCGCGAATTCGGGCCGCCAATGCCCTCTGCGGACCGGTCGGCCAGCCCGGGCGCGCCGATCAGCTGCCCCGCGCGGGCTTGGAGGCGCGTCGGGTCGCGGTTGGGCTGGGGTATGCCCCCGGTGAGGAGGAACAGTTGGTCCAAGATTGGCTGGCCACCTCGCGCCATGCGCGAAAGGTGATGGAAGCCCATTTCTGGGCGTAGGCGTCGCAGGCGCCCGGTCGGAGGGGACCGGTCAGTCGACCCGGGGGTTGATCACCGAAGAAGCCAACGCCGCATCTCCGACGCCGTACTTCTCGAAGGTCTCCCGAACAAACCCTTCATCCATCAGGTACTGGACGGCGGCCTGGACGGCCACGGTCAGCTGGGGGTTGTCCTTGGAAACCGCGATCCCCAGGGGCGCCTTGTTGGTGATCTTGCCGATGGGGACGAGGCGGCTGCCGGGCTCACTGGTAACGGAGTCAATCGCGATTGCATCCAGGAAGGCAGCGATGCCTGCGTCTTCGCGCAGCGCGGTGAGCACCTCCTTCAGGGAGGCCCGCGTCAGGATCTGAATGGGGGTTTCGTCGTTGGCGGCGCACAGCTCGGACAGCAGTTTCAGCTGCTGCTCCTGCACGGTGGCCGACTGGGCGACCACCTTTTGTCCACAGGGCGATTCAGGATCAAAATTGTGCGGGTTCCCGGTCTTGATTAGGTACCCGGTCCCCGTCTCCGCGTAGGTGACGAAGTTGGCGTTCTCTAGGCGCTGGCTGGTCACCGTCACCATCGAGGTAGCCAGGTCGTAGTCGGCCCCAAGGTTTTGCAGCAGGTGGGAGAACTGCACCGGCACCTGCACCGTCTGCTCCAGCCCCATCACCTGTCCGATGGCCTGCGACAAATCTACGTCGAAGCCGGTCAGATTACCGTGTTGGGGGTCCAGGTAGCTGCCGGGGCCATTGGAAAGGGAAATGCCGTTCCGCAGTCTGCCTTCCGAGGCGATCTCATCGGGCACCATGGCGGCAATGTCACTGCGGACTTCCCAGGTGGGGGCCGCCACCTCGTCGGACATGGGCTGATTGTCCTGACTGGGGGTGGAAATGTCCACCGGCGAGGTGCAGGCCGAAAGCACGCCCGCGAGCCCGAGGGCAAGTGCCACCCCGGCCCGTCGGCGTGCCCGCGAGCTGACCATTTACTTACCGCGCAGCGCTCGGCGGTTCATCCGCACGTTGTTCGGATCCACGCCGCGAGGAATGGGGGAGGACTTGGCTTCAATCGCGTCGAGACGCATCGCCACCGCCGGCACCTCGGCCTTGGTCAACTGCTTCTTCAGCGACCGGAGTTTGCGGGGCAGCTTCTTCAGCGGGATCTGACCTTCATCGTGGCCGCACTCAATGAACACGACGGGCGCGTTGGCGGTGATCCGGTTGATCTTCTTCCGCTCGTTCACCAGCAGCGGGCGCACGTGATTGGAGGGACCCTCAGAAATCAGGACCACCCCGGCACGACCAACGATGCGCCAAACCAGATCCTGCTCTCGCGTGACCTGAACCGGCTGGTCGTTAATCACCCAGCCCCGCTTGATCTGGGAGATGACCACGTAAACGGAACCGACGGTCCCGTCGACCTGGGAGTACATGGCGGGGCGCAGCAGAGTCGACAGAATTAGCATGTCGGCCAGCAGGGCCAGCATCACGCCGGTGATCAGCCACATCCACACCGGCTTCAGCACCATTCCTAGCGCCACCGAGCCGCCGAGCAGCAAAATCGGCAGGATGATCATCGCGTACGGAACCCACTTGTAGGTCCGAGCAACGATCCGGTACGAGTCCGCCAGGTTCTTGTACCAACGGTTCTTCTTGGGCGCGGAGGAGGTGTCGGCGCCAGACGATGAGTTCTTAGCCATGATGCCCTAATCCTAACGTGAAACGGTTAGTTCCGGGAAACCCGTTGCAGTTGTTTCGGAGTGGCCAAAAGCAGGGCCAACACAACGATCAGGGCTGATGCGCCGGCGCCAAACAGGAAGGCGGTCTCTGCCCCCGCCCGGGCTGCCAGGGCGCCACCGACGGAGGACCCGAACGCCACCCCCACCGTCACCGAGGAAGACATCGTGGTCATCGCCACGGTCATCCCGCTCGGCGGAGCCATCCGCTCGGTCAACGAGAACGCCGTCACCAGGGTGGGGCCAATGAAGAATCCGGTCAAACCCATGAACAGGGCGGTCAGGCCCAAATTGGGGGCCAGGGCAATCAGCACCATGCCCACGGCCATCCCCAGGGCGGAGATGAAGATGCGTTTCCAGAAAGCGAAGCGCTCGGGGATTACCACCACCATCAGGGCGGAGATCGCCGAGCCAATTCCCATCACGGCATACACCAGGCCCGCCTGCCCGGACATTCCCATTTGGTCGGCCCGCTCGGTGATCGCGGCCTGGGACGAGCCGAAGAACGCCCCCACGCAGACCAGAACGGCAATTGGCAAAATGACCGTCCAGATCACCCGGAAAATGGGCGGGGCAGGCTCGGTGGACACCTCTTTCGCCTCGGTGGGCAGAGCGGTCTTTCCGGGAGCGGTTAGGGCAAACGGCAGGCCCGCCGCCAGCATGACGATGAATGCGAGCGCGAGGGGTGCCGAGGGCATCGCGGTTGAGGCGGCCACGCCGACCAGGGCCGGGCCCAGCACGAAGACCAGTTCGTCAGCCATCGACTCGTAGCTGAATGCGGCCGACAGCTGGTAGGGAGTGGTCGTCTTTTGGACCCAGCGCGACCGGGTGAACGAGCCGACCGGGACCGCGGTCGCCCCGGTCAGAATGCAAAGCGCCCACAGGGACCAGTGCACTTCGGACCGGAAGGAAAGAATGAACAAGCCCAGCAATCCGAGGGCGTTGACCGGCACCACTGAGAGCAGCAGTTTTTTCTGCCCTACCCGTTCGGCCACCCGCCCCAGCAGGGGAGCGGCAATTGCGGTGGAAATGGAAGCAATTCCCGTGGCCAAACCCCCAATTGCCACCGACCCGGTGGCGGCAGTAAAGGCGGTCATCACCCCGAGGGGGATCATCGCAAATGGGGTTCGAGCCAGGAAAGCCACGATCAGAGCCGGCCAGCCGACCAGACCCGGCAAGAGTCGATAGTGCCCCAGGGCACGGAAGGGAGAAGCAGAAGCAGCCATAGCCTGCCTTAATTTTGAACAACTACCCCAAAGGGCACCGCTACCGGTGGCATTGAGGCCGCCCCAAGGGTTGCTCCCGGCAACCAGATTTAGGGCCTAGTTATTATATCGCTGCGAAAACGGGGGTTGTCCACAGCTGCCGGCCAATCAACTTGGTGAGACTAGTCTCCACGGGCACCCTGGGTTGATGGCCCAACCCGCACGCGTCCTCTCCCACGCCTCCCCGTTCGGACCGGTGTGGCGGGTGGGCGACACCCTGCGCGCAGTGGTGGAAGAGTCGGCCGGCCCCTGGGGCGAACTGGTGAACCAGGAACTGCCCGCCTGGGGACTGGCCGAGGTGAACTCCTGCGGATCCGGTCGGGTGGAACTGGTTTCGCAGGCCCGAACCGTCGTTCCCCTGGCGCAGGTATTGGCGTTGGTCCCCACTTCGCCGGTATTGCCGGTACTTCCGCCGGACGTCCACCCCGGGCAGGTGCCTGTCCTCACCGACGCGGGCGAGGTGCTGTTCGCGGCCGTGCCCTGGCTCCAACTGGTCGGGGGTTCGATCCCGGACGGCCCGGTTTCGACGGCAGACTTGGCGGCAGACTCGGCTCCAGCCAACCCGGCTTCACCTGAGGTGGAACCCCTCGTCCCCGACCCGAACCTGGCGATTACCGCCCCGACCCCGCGGGTGCGCCGTTCGCGCTGGCGGATCGGGCCGATGCTGGCCGTGGGGGTACTGTCGGTGCTCATCGTCGGATCGTGGGTCTGGTGGCGTTGGCAAGAGATCAAACCCGACTGCGGCCCCAGGCCCGAGGTGGCTGAACTGCTGGCTCACCGGGCTAACGCCCTAAACCACCTGGATCGAGCATCCCTGCCCCAGTTTGAAACCGGACCGCTCCTGGCCGCAGATCAGGCGTGGATGGACGAACTGTCCCGCGCGGATGAACGCCTTCACGGGGTCACTTTCGCGGTGACGAACTCCGGCTCCCCTCGCTGTCTCGCCGACCCGGACGCTGCGCCCGGCTGGCACCTGCCGGTGCAGGTGAGCCAGGGGTCCTACCGGAAGTGTGCCGGCTCCCGCTGCCAGGAGGTTGGCCCGGCCGACTTGAACCTGGCCGTCACTGTGCAGGACGGACGATTGCGGGAGGTCAGCCTGGAAAACTGAAGCAGATCTGGCCGCGCTGGTCCACCACTCGGGCCGACTTCGGCTCCGACAAACTGAGCGTGACCGTCAGTGACTCCGAATCCGGTCCCGACACCTGGTACTCGATCTGTTCGTTGGAGAGAGCCACCACTTCCGTTTGGGCCCGGACCAACCACGGGTGGTTACGGCGCAGCCCGATCAGCAGCTGATGCTGGCGGTAGACCTCGCGTCCGAGGGGTCCCAGATCGGCGGGAAACTCCGGCATCACCGGGCGGACGTCGTCATCGCCGCCCAATTCCTCCCGTTTCCATCCCTGATAGGCGTACTCGTCCCCGTAGTAGATCGAGGGGACCCCACCCACCGTCATCAGGACGGTCAAGGCCAGGATGGAACCGGACTCACCCACCACCGAGGCGATTCGGGACACGTCGTGGTTGCCGACGAAAGTATGGGGTAACTCCGCCCCCATGAACTGATTGTGCCGCTCCAGGGCCGCCGCTAGCTCGAAGTAGTTGCGATCCACCATCGATGACCAGATTGCCTTCCACAGCTCGTACTGCGTCAGCGAATCCACGGTGGAAACCTGGGCAAACTGGGCGTAGTCGCCGTGGATCACCTCGCCCAGGAACCAGGCCTCCGGGAAGTTGGCGCGCACCCTGGTCAGCACCTGCGCCCACACTTCGGGCGCGACCGCGTAGGCCGCATCCAGGCGCCAGCCGTCGATCCCGCGCTCCAACCAGTACTCCATCACCCGGACCAGGTAGTCCACTACCGCCGGATCGTCGTGACGCAAAGTCACCAGGGCCTCGTGCCCCTCAAAATAGGTGAACCCTGCCGACTCGTCCCAGCGCAGCAGCTGGGCACCCTCGCTCTGTGAGCCGCGCTGCAAGACATCCTGCACCCACGGGTGCTCGCGCCCCACGTGGTTGAAAACTCCGTCCAACCCCAGGCGGAAGCCGCGCTCGCGGCAGGCGGCCACCAGTTCCAGGAACTCCGCCTCGGTTCCAAGCCGAGGATCAATCTGGAAGTAGTCCACCGTGTCGTAGCCGTGGGTAGAGGATGCAAAGATCGGGCCGAGCAAAAGTCCGTTGACACCCAGGTCGCCAGCATAGTCCAACCAGTTGAGCAACTGGCGCAAGCGGGGAGCCCGATCCGGCTCGGTTCGAATGGGAGCGCCGGTAAAACCCAGCGGATAGACGTGCCACCAGATGACATTGTTCACCCACCGCGGTACCACGCTGGCCTCCTCTTGCCCGTCAAGTCGCCGAAACCGGCCCCAAAATGGTCCCCACTGCGACCCACTCCACCATAGCCCACCGGGGTGATTGGCCGAGGCCAAACGGAAGCGGGAACAAAGCCGATAGGGTAGAGGCATGACTGAAACCTCAGGGGAAAAGACGTTCATCGATCCGGCCAAGCTGCAGGGGCAGCTCAGGCTCTCCAGAATCCTGAACGTGGCGCTCCTGCTCTTGGTGGCAATCCTGGTTGTGGTGGTTGTGGTGCGCCCGGCGGCAGCTCCGGCTCCTGAGGCCGGAACCAACACCGAGCAGAGCCAGCCATCCACGCCGACCGCCACCCCGACAGTGCCGGAGCAGAACGTCCAACCCGAGGCCAAAGCCCCCGCCTCCCACCTGCGTGCGCAGGCTGATGACCCGCTCGCGGTCGGTTCCATCGATGCCCCGGTGGTGATCAGCGAGTGGACCGACTACCGATGCCCCTATTGCGCTCTCTTTGCCAACGAGACCCTGCCGACTCTGCTGAAGGATTACGTCGATTCCGGACAGGTTCGAATTGAGTTCAACGACGTGTTCTTCTTTGGGGATGAGTCCTTTGACGCGGCCGTGGCCGCCCGCGCCGCTGCGGCCCAGGGCTACTACCTGCCGTACATTGAGGCGCTCTACGCCGCGGCGCCGGAGAATGGTGGGCACCCGCCCATGCCCCGGGAAAAGCTGATCGGCTTCGCGCAGGAAGCCGGGGTCCCGGACTTGAAACAGTTCGAAGCTGACCTGGACTCGGAGGAAATCAAAGCGGCCGTGCAGGCCAGCCACAACCAGGCGGTGGCTCTGGGCGTGAACTCCGTGCCGTTCTTCGTCGTTGGGGACCAGGCCCTGGCCGGTGCCCAGCCCCTGGAAGTGTTCCAGCAGGTAATTGCTCAGCAACTGGGCTGAAACAGAAACCCGGACCATCGACTAGGTTTGGGTGCGACTGCAGGACCCGCGGAATAGTCTGCCTTTGAGTCTGGTAGTTCACAGTGTGGACAGATTTTGGCTGGGCCGGAAGTCCCTGATTATCATGGGCGCATGATCCAGTTTCGAATGTGCAGCCACAACTAGCGCACTAGCGCGCAGATGTGGTCAACCTTGCGCATTATCTTTCGCTGGACAACTTCGCGAAAAGCAATCCTTGAGGGCCCAAACTCTTTAGCAGAGGGCACCGCTGCATCTGTTTCGCTACTGCCTACGGACCGAATGTCAGTTTCCCGGTCGGCTAGCAAAACAACCGAAAAATTCCCGGGCTAGCGGCCACCCAAAAACCAGCTTCAAGGAGCAACAATGACCCAGGAATGGTCTTTCAACACCACCCAAATTCACGCGGGCCAGAACCCCGACTCGGAAACCGGGGCGCGCGCCCTGCCGATCTACCAAACCACCTCGTTCGTCTTTGCCGACGCCGACCAGGCCGCCAATCGATTTGCCCTGGCCGAACTCGGCCCGATCTACACCCGGATTGCCAACCCCACCACCGAAGTGGTGGAGAACCGAATCGCCGCACTCGAAGGCGGGGTCGGCGCGCTGCTGGTCGCCTCGGGGCAGGCCGCCGAGTTCCTGGCCATTTTGAACCTGGCTCACGCCGGTGACCACATTGTCGCCTCGCCCTCTCTTTACGGCGGTACGGTCAACCTGTTCTCTCAGACGCTCCCCAAGTTTGGGATCACCGTCGACTTCGTTGAGAACCCGGGTGACCCCGCCTCGTGGCTGGCGGCCGTCAAGCCCAACACGAAGGCCTTTTACGCGGAGACAATCCCCAACCCGAAGGGCGATATTCTCGACATTGAAGTGATCTCGGGAGCGGCCCATTCGGTGGGGGTTCCCCTGATCGTGGACAACACGGTGGGCACCCCCTACCTGGTGCGTCCGTTCGAGTGGGGCGCCGACATCATCGTCGAGTCGACCACCAAGTACCTGGCCGGGCACGGCACCTCCATCGGCGGCGTGATCGTCGACTCGGGACGGTTTGACTTTGGAGCCGACCCGGAAAAGTACCCCGGCTTCAACGAACCCGACCCCTCCTACAACGGCCTGGTCTACGCGCGAGACCTGGGGGCAGAGGGAGCGTTCGGCGTGAACCTGAGCTACATCCTGAAGGCACGCGTGCAGTTGCTGCGCGACATCGGCGCAGCCATCTCTCCGTTCAACGCCTTCCAGCTGTCCCAGGGGATTGAGACCCTGTCGCTGCGGATGGATCGGCACGTGGACAACGCCCTCGCGGTGGCCCAGTACCTGGAGGCGCAC
Proteins encoded:
- a CDS encoding bifunctional [glutamine synthetase] adenylyltransferase/[glutamine synthetase]-adenylyl-L-tyrosine phosphorylase; its protein translation is MQLRTSTLIQAGFLDPAAASTYLAQLPEPGPLVELLARVGDPDLALRQLVRIGEVDPGISRLDRPELWPRLAALLGGSHALGDYLVSHWLTLPPAELLSPDTPAAPRELLLEAVGADPEAAVPVATHPDAVSRLRDRYRQLLLGVATADLASPEPVADVTQVARQLTNLADSALEAALASARAELDPTGELPLAVLALGKAGGQELNYVSDVDLLCLTGDELDAAGLARAADLVRLMSSALMAPGARPPLWAVDFGLRPEGGDGALVRTLASTVEYYQRWAEPWEFQALMKARGAAGDLELADRFKAAVDPMVWSVASRPDFVEATRELRQQAEETVGAGTRSRELKLSAGGLRDIEFTVQLLQLTHGQADPLIRSANTVEAIDQLGKGGYLSRAQVGPLTDSYRFLRLLEHRVQLQQLRRTHTLPTAESAQRALGRTIDPERFRSPAQLERELAALRHRVRGFQQDVYYRPIVEATAQLGAGRALLVPGQAADRLRAIGYRDPQGALAALQALTTGLSRRARIQQNLSPVIVEWLSQGADPDMGLLSFRTLSEQIGSSHWYLSLLRDSRHASHRLCRVLSTSRWAEGALAAHPLAISWLDSSRELQPSPPDQLREQAQAILSRHDDSERALGRVASYLSEEVTRAGLADLTGGFAPVRPALTSVGEIGVECALTLALRERVAQQGRVEVNLVAIAMGHLGGGENSYASDLDLVVVHEPVEASPAEAAQAAGAIVARMRELLAGVRQEALMGTDFDLRPEGKNGALSPSLAYLTEYYDRWASAWERQALLRARPIGPETELSRAYLAVVDRHRWDLPLDPGEAKEIRLLKARMEKERLPRAVAPAEHVKLGPGGMADVEWTVQLLQLRSVAKHPELRVQSTEAALSALTELGVLPEPDAAQLRASWELAARIRAANALCGPVGQPGRADQLPRAGLEARRVAVGLGYAPGEEEQLVQDWLATSRHARKVMEAHFWA
- a CDS encoding transporter substrate-binding domain-containing protein; its protein translation is MVSSRARRRAGVALALGLAGVLSACTSPVDISTPSQDNQPMSDEVAAPTWEVRSDIAAMVPDEIASEGRLRNGISLSNGPGSYLDPQHGNLTGFDVDLSQAIGQVMGLEQTVQVPVQFSHLLQNLGADYDLATSMVTVTSQRLENANFVTYAETGTGYLIKTGNPHNFDPESPCGQKVVAQSATVQEQQLKLLSELCAANDETPIQILTRASLKEVLTALREDAGIAAFLDAIAIDSVTSEPGSRLVPIGKITNKAPLGIAVSKDNPQLTVAVQAAVQYLMDEGFVRETFEKYGVGDAALASSVINPRVD
- a CDS encoding DUF4191 domain-containing protein, which translates into the protein MAKNSSSGADTSSAPKKNRWYKNLADSYRIVARTYKWVPYAMIILPILLLGGSVALGMVLKPVWMWLITGVMLALLADMLILSTLLRPAMYSQVDGTVGSVYVVISQIKRGWVINDQPVQVTREQDLVWRIVGRAGVVLISEGPSNHVRPLLVNERKKINRITANAPVVFIECGHDEGQIPLKKLPRKLRSLKKQLTKAEVPAVAMRLDAIEAKSSPIPRGVDPNNVRMNRRALRGK
- a CDS encoding MFS transporter gives rise to the protein MAASASPFRALGHYRLLPGLVGWPALIVAFLARTPFAMIPLGVMTAFTAATGSVAIGGLATGIASISTAIAAPLLGRVAERVGQKKLLLSVVPVNALGLLGLFILSFRSEVHWSLWALCILTGATAVPVGSFTRSRWVQKTTTPYQLSAAFSYESMADELVFVLGPALVGVAASTAMPSAPLALAFIVMLAAGLPFALTAPGKTALPTEAKEVSTEPAPPIFRVIWTVILPIAVLVCVGAFFGSSQAAITERADQMGMSGQAGLVYAVMGIGSAISALMVVVIPERFAFWKRIFISALGMAVGMVLIALAPNLGLTALFMGLTGFFIGPTLVTAFSLTERMAPPSGMTVAMTTMSSSVTVGVAFGSSVGGALAARAGAETAFLFGAGASALIVVLALLLATPKQLQRVSRN
- a CDS encoding alpha-amylase family protein; the protein is MVPRWVNNVIWWHVYPLGFTGAPIRTEPDRAPRLRQLLNWLDYAGDLGVNGLLLGPIFASSTHGYDTVDYFQIDPRLGTEAEFLELVAACRERGFRLGLDGVFNHVGREHPWVQDVLQRGSQSEGAQLLRWDESAGFTYFEGHEALVTLRHDDPAVVDYLVRVMEYWLERGIDGWRLDAAYAVAPEVWAQVLTRVRANFPEAWFLGEVIHGDYAQFAQVSTVDSLTQYELWKAIWSSMVDRNYFELAAALERHNQFMGAELPHTFVGNHDVSRIASVVGESGSILALTVLMTVGGVPSIYYGDEYAYQGWKREELGGDDDVRPVMPEFPADLGPLGREVYRQHQLLIGLRRNHPWLVRAQTEVVALSNEQIEYQVSGPDSESLTVTLSLSEPKSARVVDQRGQICFSFPG
- a CDS encoding DsbA family protein, yielding MTETSGEKTFIDPAKLQGQLRLSRILNVALLLLVAILVVVVVVRPAAAPAPEAGTNTEQSQPSTPTATPTVPEQNVQPEAKAPASHLRAQADDPLAVGSIDAPVVISEWTDYRCPYCALFANETLPTLLKDYVDSGQVRIEFNDVFFFGDESFDAAVAARAAAAQGYYLPYIEALYAAAPENGGHPPMPREKLIGFAQEAGVPDLKQFEADLDSEEIKAAVQASHNQAVALGVNSVPFFVVGDQALAGAQPLEVFQQVIAQQLG
- a CDS encoding bifunctional o-acetylhomoserine/o-acetylserine sulfhydrylase, whose translation is MTQEWSFNTTQIHAGQNPDSETGARALPIYQTTSFVFADADQAANRFALAELGPIYTRIANPTTEVVENRIAALEGGVGALLVASGQAAEFLAILNLAHAGDHIVASPSLYGGTVNLFSQTLPKFGITVDFVENPGDPASWLAAVKPNTKAFYAETIPNPKGDILDIEVISGAAHSVGVPLIVDNTVGTPYLVRPFEWGADIIVESTTKYLAGHGTSIGGVIVDSGRFDFGADPEKYPGFNEPDPSYNGLVYARDLGAEGAFGVNLSYILKARVQLLRDIGAAISPFNAFQLSQGIETLSLRMDRHVDNALAVAQYLEAHPAVTKVNYSSLPSSPYYHLAQKYTPRGAGAVLSFEVEGGAEAGKKFVSALKLHSNVANIGDVRSLVIHPASTTHSQLSEAEQAAAGVAPGLIRLSVGLEEISDILADLNLGFAALEG